gaatttaaaaaccgcagtttaaaaatctatttaatGGATAACTACAAAAAACAACTCAGCCATAAAAAGGCTCTGATtgttttgcataaattatcTAAAAATCAGCACCAGAAGGCCTTTAAATTCGAAACATCTAGTGCCCCTAATGCATCTCAGGCAGCGGAAAAAAACATTCCCCAAATGGAATGCATATAGGGCAATTCCGGGAAGAGCTCCGCTGCGCCCTAATGAACTTGTGTGTTTTTCTTTCGTCTGGGGGTtgtgtataaatatttttttttaatgccagCCACTCTCTTCTGTGCATATTCCATAAATATGCTCAAAAGCTAGAGGCTGTGTAGGCTGGAGAGGAACCATCCACTTAAGCGGACAAttaatattttccatatttcTTCTGTTTTGTTTCCCCCAGCATTCTCCTCGATTTGTTTACTGAAGCGTCGATTAAGTTGTTTCAGTATTAAGTAGCAGCCCTCGCTGATATATGGTTTATCTCAAGAAGAAAGCAACAGTAGAAGCCCTTGTCCCTATTTGTAAATACATCCCATGGCTGATAAGCTCTATAAATATATGTTCGAGTGGGTGGGCTGATTACTCAGAGATGCATTTGTGGGGCATCTCAGAAGGTTCAAAGCGTTGCCTTAAATGTGGAAAAAGCTCTGTGAATCTCTTTAAACAAGCAGCAATCATTAGGCCACAATTTCAACCAAAATTTAGGGgcaaccctaaaaaaaaaacagaaaatacgACTGAAGTGTTAAACCAAACCGGTTCTCACACAAATTTGCAAACGCACAATTAAGTCGCCTGGGATAGTCCGATGGTAGCATCCTGCCTGGTCAGTATCCTTTCCACAGCCCCCTCTCACTCCACACCACTTCAAGCCCTTGGACAATGTACGATGTGCCAAGGAAGACATCAACTTGTCACTTGGCAGCAGTAGCCAGTGGAATGTGTCCAACTGCAGTGCCAGCAACGGCTTTTAGGtcggttaatttgtcaaaAGCAGCTTTTCTGAGTGAGGAACTGgcccgaaaaaaaatacaattgtATAAAGAGTGTTCCCCTCGACACTTTTTTTTCCTGGGAGGAGGGGGCTTGGGAACTTTCTGAGCCAAGTGTTTGCATTTAGCCCTGATGGCTGTGACTGATGAACAGAAATTAAACACGCTCTATTTGAGCTCCAAAAGCGTACAAACGACCCggtgtttcaattttttcttttagtaTGCAACTCTCGGCACTGTTTTTCAATCCTTTCTCGGCTTTAAGTACGAGAATTTCCGGCCAAGTCGACCACTACCAGCCGGTGTTACACGCATATCGATTACGAGAGAGTGAAACGGCCAGTGGGAACTTCAAGTTAAAGACTACATAGTAAAAGTAGCACTGCCGGATTGCCCGATTGCCAGAGTGCCGTATTGCCGAATGGTTAATGAATCCCAACTTGTTCACTTGCAGAAAGCAGAACGGGAGCAAAAAGAGTGAGTAAATCAACTTTTAGCCCCCAACATTCCGCATTCCCACAGTGCATTAAGCCAAGGGACCAAGACAACAAATTCCTGTCCCAGGATATGACCTGGGAAACGACCAAGCCCGACCGACCAGCCAGACTATCAAGAGGCAATCccagcaacagaaacaactTGCGGTTGCATTTGCGGTTAAGGTAAGCAtgcaaagccaaaaaaaaaaacaaaaaacgaatCTCAAAGCAAACTTTTGTCTATGTGTGAGAATTCGCCAGCTTCCTGAGGCGGGTAGGTGGGATTGGACCAAGGGCACGTGTTTTTATACGCCACTAGAAAGTGAGTCTTGAGAATGATTTCACAGCTTAACTTTACGACTGATGGAAAGTTTGACAAGGTGGCTAAGGGCTGAGTGGAAGTGACTTCAAATTGACCCTAATGGATCCAACCTATCTaccaaaaaaatcgattaaaGCCGAAAGCTAAACTTGGACAATAGAAACATAAAAGTAGAGTGTGATTAGCTAGAAAACATGCCCAACCATCAGCCTAGTCTAGAGTTTACACTTTTCcaagtattttaaattatagtcGCACTGCTAATAGATGACTAATATCAGCCAAGTTAACACAAATTCCAACATTCCAGTCCCCCTCTctttattcaataaaaaaactattttccaTAATTCACTGTAATAACAGCGAAAAcagttaaaatattttgtgtgttTAGTTAATTAGCCACCGAAACAAAGtgtcaacaaaaaataataaccaacTTTGACGAAGAGAAATTTAAGGGggccaattttcattttttgctgACTTTGTGCCATTATTTAAGCTGTCGTACCAAAATATATCATTTCTGAATTTTGCTTACAAGCCTGCGTATATGTATTTTAAAGGCTTTGGCTTTTAGCCAAGTTAGCATGAATTTATAAGTAAGGTTGTTTAAACAGAAACCAGTCgaggttttttttatcatttcaATTCAACGGAATtgggaatttttaaattatcagCTCCAACAAAATGTTTTACGCATGACTCATTGAattgcaaattattttaaattggcTTATAAGTTCAGAGCCAACTGAGAGAGAAAAGTGGCACAATTTCGGGGATATTTTGGGCAAGTGCTTGACAATTTGCATATTTCAAGTTGGCAGCAACCGCACTTGTATGCTTCTCACTCCCGCCGACCCATTAATCAATAGCTATGAGACCGGATTAATACGTGATTTGCCAGGGACTAGACCCTAAGCCTACCTGTTAACATCCCCCGAAAATAATCCCACTTGACACAGGCACAATGCCAATAGGCCTGAGAGCGAAACCCTCACGATTCAGGATGGAATCGCAATGAATGGGAAACCCTAAGGTGCATTGTATTGTTTGTGTGCATTTCCTGATTTTTAATTagccaaacaaaatttaacaaaGACAACAAGTTCTTGAAACTGTAGTCTGCGTTTAAAACTACGTGCCTGGCATTTCGGATGTCGAGGTCCTCCTCAGTGTCCGAAACCAGCACCTTCACACGTCGTGGAGGACAGGAAATTAATTCAATATCAATTTCACGGTGGGTACAGCAACcatcaaaatgaaaattgcCTGGAAATGAAGTGAAAAGCCAAGGCTTGGAAGATTGTATAATCGCTCCGAAACCGCTTTGGCACTTCGGAAATATCCCCAGTCATCACATCAGTCACTCGGTATGACGATCTTGTGTCAGCACCTTGGCGAACTTGTAGCTTTTTTGTTAAACTGTTTCGCTACTTTGTGTGAAATAAtaagttttttattgtttctttTCCACTGAAGTGCTTAATGTTAATTAGAAGATGAGCTCAACGTTGAAGGAGCTGGAATAGCCATTAATTTCCGAGTAAAATATGATATCCGTTTCAATAATTTCGAGGTATTTGCATTGTGTTTTGGATATTATTTCTCAGAAAACAAGGAAAAATACAGTATTTAAGCTCcaatatttgaattttgaaaactttccCACAATttaggcatttttttttatttttaccttAGATATTCATCGAATTCAATTGTTTTAGGTTTTCAAAGTTGTCATTAATAAACGTTAAACAAATGAGCTTTGACTAATTAAGAGATCCACTGGGCCAGGCTATTTACATAAACAACTTATGagttttttaaatagttgGGAAGGCCTTTTGTGTGCTGCTTGGGTGACCTCTTGAGAGAAAAAATCAATgaaatttacataaaaatgCTGAGCAAATTGTTCAGTTGCAGAATTGCGGACATTGTCCGAAGAACCGGACAATGATGTACAGAAATCCGTATTTGCGTATAATCGTCCAAATGATCTTGGCAAAAGCGGAAATGAGTTGCCAACAGCTTGGCAACCGTTAGAAGTACAGGCCAGGCCTGGCTAAAATTTCTCAAGATTTCGCCCCGATTCTATAATCTTCAGTAACGAGATTGTAGATTTTTCTCCCCAAAATACatagaaaagaaattaaaagccATCGAAGCAGCTTTCTTTAATAGCGAAAACTGGGTTAGATTGATTGATCTGGAAGCTTACCTTTAAGCCGGTGATGGTTTATATCCAAAGTTTTTTATGTGTGTAATCCAGAGACTTGCTGCGATTTTGATTGATGACGGAAAAAGAAGTCCGCCGAAGACAAGACAAGGTCGCACtgttcttgttttcttttcttggtttgttttttattttggtttttattgtaGCCCTTTGGCTGGCATTAAGCTATCACGCACTCCACTGTACTTTACATACGCGGCACATTACGCCGCCTTGGCCAAGAGGTGCGTACGTGCCTCGTGCAGCAGAAAAGGGGGGCGCCACCGCAGGGGAACGGATGCACCATGCACCATGCACAGGAAACAGGTGCAGCAGAGTTCTTCGACGCACTTGCGTTTGCGCACTTTGATTTAGTCTCCAAATCGGATCACTTATCTTCAAGACttgtcataaaaataaattctgtGTTTTATTTTCGGCTCGGTTGCactttcagtttcagttttggCTTCGTCGGCACTAATCAGTTCGACTAGACTACCGTTAGCTAGTTAATCGCGATGTGGAGCGATGTCGACCGCACTCGGCTGTGTTTACTCGGCAATTGAAGTCTCGAAGCTAGCGGCTGCGAGGTCTATACCTGTCTGAGAGAGCCGGCTAGCTGGCTAGCGAGCGGAGAGCAGATCGAGCTAAGGGTCTACACCGCAAGAAATAAGTTATTTATTGAAAGTATGTGGCGGAAAAAAATTTGTTGTGTAAacaaataacatttaaaaatttttattttcgttttcataaaatatttacttttctTGATAAAAACATGATTCCATCTATAATAGCATCTTGGTGGTAGAAAATTTTTGATGATATATACAAGGTCGTTAAATGTGCCCTTCTTCAAAATACTTTACTTTAGCTTCAGCACCAGTCCATAAAAAAAGCATAGAAAACCAAGATATTGTTTCTCCCGGTGTACGCTTGCAACATGTTGTCAGGGGCGTATGTGTGCTCTGCAACATGTTCGCTTTCTCttctctttaattttaaaactctCTCGGTTGCGGCTACACTAAGCCGATTTTCGGAGCCCAGCTTGAAATACACATGCCGGCACTTGTAAGATTACAATAATGAAGAAGATAGAAGAAGATAAAATATGTATGAATAATTCTCATATTATATATCTACGTTATGTTCTTGATAAATCTTTTCAGTACTTGGaaagcttacaaaaaaaaccatGGCTCTATTTGATATTATATTTCTCatttcaaaacattttaaattcatatttttaagtCGTTGCCTGTACTTGGGAAATATATTTCACATTATGGTCTATGTTCATCCCatttttaaatctaaaaagttatatttttagCTCCCCTTCAGCTCTCTGTTTGTGTAGGCTGGAGTTTGAATATCACCTTCTGTCTGGGGCACTTACTCCGGACTCGGGAGAGTGGAAAACTGGTTTCCAATCAGACTCGGCGGCATGTGGGTTTCCTCGCGACACTCCACGTTTTGGGGATGGgtagcaaaaaaaagaacggCAGACGGTTGAGTGACGCCGGATGGGCTCGGATAATGTTGGTGGGTTTTGGAGGGAGAGGCTGCCCTTTTCCCTGGTCTAGTGATCTCGACTTCCATGTGAAAAAATCAGTGACATAGAGGTTCTGTACgatgttttaataaaaaactactttttgtttattaccttaatatttaatattaattttaaaatatttgacatttaaaatttatttaaaaactgttACATAAACTGTAAAAAAGATCTTtcgacaaatatttttttaaaaataattcaccAAAGTACATACGTATgaactatttttaaacccaGACTTCTGGTCGAGATTTTAAAGGTATTACTCACCTTCATACGTTGCAATCAAGATTGTGCAACATTTATAAATCATTGACGAACTTACCTTCCGCAATCTCATTTAAGAAGACCTGATTAATCAAGCATATAGAGTTATCATTAAAGAGACTTATCTTTTGTTGCTTTTAAAGACCGAATCTTAACGCCAAGAAACCAAAAAGAAAGTGCaagttttctttgttttgacACCGTAActattttttgtagttttgttTTCTAACGATTTATTTCGACGAAACTACAGCAAAAACcaaatgttgaaaaattaattttgacaAGTTAAAAAGTCCAACGATTATTAATGAAAGTAAAATTATCATCAGCGAAGCAAAAACCGAAATACAAAAACCCCAACGCCGAGTTGGTggatcttttgtttttgtttgcttaaTAATTTGCAGGCCAAAGGGAAGCAACAAAAATCTGCGATGTGCAAAGTCAAATTCATTATATCTTGATAGATGGAGATGATGAGTGTACGGTCATAATTAATTCTTCGAGTTAAGAAAAACTTTGTGGCGAAAAATGCGGAACCAATTTGCGGTGCCTGCATATTGTTATTGATTTAATTAACCAGAGCGTGGCAAAGTTATGCAAACTTTTATTCAATTGGAGATCACAGCCGATATAAATAATAGGGCATATAGGGTCAATGGTCCATAGCTAATGCATCTAGTTCTTGGGCACAAAAATCATAGCAATACCTTAATTGGCATACCTTTGTAAAATGGTTAAATATTTGTGGAGAGTGTGGGGAAAACGATAATTAAAATGGTGTCTAGCACGCTTTTCACATGGACctgtgaaaaaataaacatttcgCGTCCAGAGTGTGGGGTATCTGTGGCACATGTCGTTGCGTCTGGAAGCAGGTTCTCTTACAAGCTGTGTTTGCATTTGACTTTTAATTATGACCAAACATCATTTGAGGAAACgacaacattttaattttatattctcctagtttttatattttttgcattttttttacaagCCATTTCCAGAGAAGAGAACtacgaaaaatggaaacatAAAACACCGTAGATGCAATTTCTGGCATCACTCACTTGGCGTTGTAATTGCCGACTCAGCTGCTGTTGCCGGCTGCAAGTTAACGGCCAATGGTCAGCAGCTGCCCCAGCCAAAACAGACGTGCTccaattgtaaacaaaacagTTGCCCCAAACcctgtatatgtatgtatgaaaaGCGTATGTATGTACAGGTTGATATAGTTTCGACATCAACATCAGCATCGGCATCAGTATCTGGGTCCGCATCTACTCCGGATGGTAGCGGAGTCTGTCAAGTGGGACACGATACCAACTTCCCCCCTGATGCTACTTTTTGCGTGCTGTGCACATTTCCTATATACTATTCACATGAGTGTGGGGTAAGCAATAGCCGTAAATCATAAATAAACGAAACGTGGCAGGAAGACAGTGGCACTGGCCCTTGCAGTGGCAGCAGTGGCCCAGTGATGGCTGCCATCCGTCACGAGAGCTTCGAGTTGAAATCATATCTCCATTCAAGTGATAGAAGAATTTGAGTTGGCCCCTTTGGGGGATTGCGCCGGCTATCCGAGTGACTCAGATAAATTGTTACTGAGCAGATCATAAAAAAGCAAACAGCGAACTGCTGGACACACCCCCACATCATGTGCATGTAGGAAAGTGTCCGTAACCAGGGTCAGGTGGCAGCGATATCGCCAGGTGCCGTATCGATAAACATAAGCTTCCGTTTGGGGCGTCTGCTCAAGTGGCAAGTGCCACGAGcggctcaaaaaaaaaaaaaatagcaataaAT
This region of Drosophila bipectinata strain 14024-0381.07 chromosome 2L, DbipHiC1v2, whole genome shotgun sequence genomic DNA includes:
- the LOC108126750 gene encoding uncharacterized protein, producing the protein MNPNLFTCRKQNGSKKTKGPRQQIPVPGYDLGNDQARPTSQTIKRQSQQQKQLAVAFAVKPFPEKRTTKNGNIKHRRCNFWHHSLGVVIADSAAVAGCKLTANGQQLPQPKQTCSNCKQNSCPKPCISSASVSGSASTPDGSGVCQVGHDTNFPPDATFCVLCTFPIYYSHECGKQKCQRLYAFKLS